A window of the Glycocaulis abyssi genome harbors these coding sequences:
- a CDS encoding ParA family protein translates to MPHKVISIATSKGGAGKTTLCICLASAFAEQGGKIALVDTDPQGSLTSWAEKADLPESISVFSESTDENRVIDLIEAASKTHHLTIVDVQGTANTLAHTAMAFSDLVIIPMKASEFDARAAFDTLTAVRAVARSRRSDIEFMPVLNCLSPAIPSRTAQAIREGFEQAGIAVQTGLSDREAFRCISAYGGSLFELSDSQAPGLTKAKAEALDFASLVADRLGISQTRAA, encoded by the coding sequence ATGCCTCATAAGGTCATCAGTATCGCCACATCAAAGGGTGGCGCGGGCAAGACAACGCTTTGCATTTGCCTCGCCAGCGCATTCGCCGAGCAGGGTGGGAAGATTGCACTTGTCGACACCGATCCCCAAGGTTCGCTGACTTCCTGGGCCGAGAAAGCTGATCTGCCCGAATCCATATCGGTTTTCTCGGAATCTACTGATGAAAACCGCGTCATCGATCTCATTGAGGCGGCGAGCAAAACTCATCATCTGACCATTGTAGACGTGCAGGGAACCGCCAACACGCTAGCTCACACAGCCATGGCCTTTTCCGATCTCGTAATCATCCCCATGAAAGCATCGGAATTTGATGCAAGAGCTGCATTCGATACTCTCACGGCCGTGAGAGCGGTTGCGCGCAGCCGCCGCAGTGACATCGAATTCATGCCGGTGCTCAATTGCCTTTCGCCTGCCATACCATCGCGAACCGCGCAGGCCATTCGAGAAGGGTTCGAACAAGCCGGAATTGCCGTCCAGACAGGGCTTTCTGACAGAGAGGCATTCAGGTGCATCTCAGCCTATGGGGGCTCTCTGTTCGAGCTCTCTGACAGCCAAGCACCCGGTCTAACCAAGGCCAAAGCGGAAGCACTCGATTTTGCCAGCCTGGTCGCAGACAGGTTGGGCATCTCACAAACGCGGGCTGCATAG